The following are from one region of the Balaenoptera acutorostrata chromosome 18, mBalAcu1.1, whole genome shotgun sequence genome:
- the POU4F1 gene encoding POU domain, class 4, transcription factor 1, whose amino-acid sequence MMSMNSKQPHFAMHPTLPEHKYPSLHSSSEAIRRACLPTPPLQSNLFASLDETLLARAEALAAVDIAVSQGKSHPFKPDATYHTMNSVPCTSTSTVPLAHHHHHHHHHQALEPGDLLDHISSPSLALMAGAGGAGAAGGGGGAHDGPGGGGGPGGGGGPGGGGPGGGGGPGGGGPGGGGGGPGGGLLGGSAHPHPHMHGLGHLSHPAAAAAMNMPSGLPHPGLVAAAAHHGAAAAAAAAAAAGQVAAASAAAAVVGAAGLASICDSDTDPRELEAFAERFKQRRIKLGVTQADVGSALANLKIPGVGSLSQSTICRFESLTLSHNNMIALKPILQAWLEEAEGAQREKMNKPELFNGGEKKRKRTSIAAPEKRSLEAYFAVQPRPSSEKIAAIAEKLDLKKNVVRVWFCNQRQKQKRMKFSATY is encoded by the exons ATGATGTCCATGAACAGCAAGCAGCCTCACTTTGCCATGCATCCCACCCTCCCTGAGCACAAGTACCCATCGCTGCACTCCAGCTCCGAGGCCATCCGGCGGGCCTGCCTGCCCACGCCGCCG CTGCAGAGCAACCTCTTCGCCAGCCTAGACGAAACGCTGCTGGCGCGGGCCGAGGCGCTGGCGGCGGTGGACATCGCCGTGTCCCAGGGCAAGAGCCACCCGTTCAAGCCGGATGCCACATACCACACGATGAACAGCGTGCCATGCACGTCCACGTCCACCGTGCCGCTGgcgcatcaccaccaccaccaccatcaccaccaggcGCTCGAGCCCGGTGACCTGCTGGACCACATCTCGTCGCCCTCGCTCGCGCTCATGGCCGGCGCGGGCGGCGCGGgcgcggcgggcggcggcggcggcgcccacGACGGCCCGGGGGGCGGAGGCGGCccggggggcggcggcggccCAGGCGGTGGCGGccccgggggcggcggcggcccgggcggcggcggcccggggggcggcggcgggggcccGGGCGGCGGGCTGCTGGGCGGCTCGGCGCATCCGCATCCGCACATGCACGGCCTGGGCCACCTGTCGCacccggcggcggcggccgccaTGAACATGCCGTCGGGGCTGCCGCACCCCGGgctggtggcggcggcggcgcacCACGgcgcggcagcggcggcggcggcggcggcggcggccgggcaGGTGGCGGCGGCGTCGGCGGCGGCGGCAGTGGTGGGCGCGGCGGGCCTGGCGTCCATCTGCGACTCGGACACGGACCCGCGCGAGCTCGAGGCGTTCGCCGAGCGCTTCAAGCAGCGGCGCATCAAGCTGGGTGTGACGCAGGCCGACGTGGGCTCGGCGCTGGCCAACCTCAAGATCCCGGGCGTGGGCTCGCTCAGCCAGAGCACCATCTGCAGGTTCGAGTCGCTCACGCTCTCGCACAACAACATGATCGCGCTCAAGCCCATCCTGCAGGCGTGGCTGGAGGAAGCCGAGGGCGCGCAGCGCGAGAAAATGAACAAGCCCGAGCTCTTCAACGGTGGCGAGAAGAAGCGCAAGCGGACTTCCATCGCCGCGCCCGAGAAGCGCTCGCTCGAGGCCTACTTCGCCGTACAGCCCCGGCCCTCGTCCGAGAAGATCGCCGCCATCGCCGAGAAACTGGACCTCAAAAAGAACGTGGTGCGGGTGTGGTTTTGCAACCAGAGACAGAAGCAGAAGCGGATGAAATTCTCCGCCACTTACTGA